A genomic region of bacterium contains the following coding sequences:
- a CDS encoding tetratricopeptide repeat protein, with the protein MAKAFKRIFPILLVLGAFSLASADPIERAQELVYQSSEKLDAIEAALAAAAEERAAGNHDQALDALKLIERDVRAIQNGEERVREAIQDARDKPPVFPVPEEGEDDPRIKYEENLSRLGEIAGWQVTIAQIKLAECHFYSAMNYLGLMHKLFAGDGLPENPSVEDEVALVQEKLNRLRTSAGNGEQAKILAKQAEEALATARNLLPPDGDPVLEANLDNLQPQVVDLQSLIDQEIADTISNQAHAQVELGLVLLTDRRYSQALREIQKAETYVPGYELVPRATAEVNYVQGIEYLEGSQDKRAEGAFLEALKFDGRHYGANLELGKLKLKTGDPATAVEYLTQAVQIKPEQGAGHFFLARALVAQGKQRDALASFERAADLGYGVDAFREWGFAWEALGDLREAIDVYENGIRHGGDSDMVLTAHLAYLYALEEESDSTAVRLAQGAIDGGGPLEFAWPALVLANYNSDRYSVAVEKADEALAALSAGFSAARAVIFYAKAASQYEMDDFTAARATLDQSPPDVPEALRKDFDKLRGNVVDALTRGVDKEKRDLEKERDELRDERKGLEKELAKPEADTAAVQEKIAEVDARLAEIEARLGELESERGSLQEHGE; encoded by the coding sequence ATGGCCAAAGCTTTCAAACGGATTTTTCCGATTCTTCTGGTGCTGGGGGCGTTCTCCCTGGCGTCGGCGGACCCCATCGAACGGGCCCAGGAACTCGTGTACCAATCCAGCGAAAAGCTGGACGCCATCGAGGCGGCCCTGGCCGCCGCCGCCGAAGAGCGCGCCGCCGGGAACCACGACCAGGCCCTGGACGCCCTCAAGCTCATCGAGCGCGACGTTCGGGCCATTCAGAACGGCGAGGAGCGCGTCCGGGAGGCCATTCAGGACGCCAGGGACAAGCCCCCCGTCTTCCCCGTGCCCGAGGAGGGCGAGGACGACCCGCGGATCAAGTACGAGGAGAACCTGTCCCGCCTCGGCGAAATCGCCGGCTGGCAGGTGACCATCGCCCAGATCAAGCTGGCCGAGTGCCACTTCTACTCGGCCATGAACTACCTGGGCCTCATGCACAAGCTCTTCGCCGGTGACGGGCTGCCCGAGAACCCCAGCGTGGAAGACGAAGTGGCGCTGGTTCAGGAGAAGCTGAACCGCCTGCGCACCAGCGCCGGCAACGGCGAGCAGGCCAAGATTCTGGCCAAGCAGGCCGAGGAGGCGCTGGCCACGGCCCGGAACCTCCTGCCCCCCGACGGAGACCCCGTCCTCGAGGCCAACCTGGACAATCTCCAGCCCCAGGTGGTGGACCTCCAGTCGCTCATAGACCAGGAGATTGCCGACACCATCAGCAACCAGGCGCATGCCCAGGTGGAGCTCGGGCTGGTCCTTTTAACGGACCGCCGCTACTCCCAGGCGCTGCGCGAGATACAGAAGGCGGAGACCTACGTCCCCGGCTACGAGCTCGTCCCGCGCGCCACGGCCGAGGTGAACTACGTCCAGGGCATCGAGTACCTGGAGGGCTCCCAGGATAAGCGCGCCGAGGGCGCCTTCCTCGAGGCGCTCAAGTTCGACGGCCGCCACTACGGCGCCAACCTGGAGCTGGGGAAGCTCAAGCTGAAGACCGGCGACCCCGCCACGGCGGTCGAGTACCTGACCCAGGCCGTGCAGATCAAGCCCGAGCAGGGGGCGGGGCATTTCTTCCTGGCCCGAGCCCTGGTCGCCCAGGGGAAGCAGCGGGACGCCCTCGCCTCCTTCGAGCGGGCGGCCGACCTGGGGTACGGCGTGGACGCTTTCCGGGAGTGGGGATTCGCCTGGGAGGCGCTGGGCGACCTGAGAGAGGCGATAGACGTTTACGAGAACGGCATCCGCCACGGCGGCGACTCCGACATGGTGCTGACCGCGCACCTGGCCTACCTCTACGCCCTCGAGGAGGAGAGCGACTCCACGGCGGTCCGGCTGGCGCAGGGGGCCATAGACGGGGGCGGGCCCCTCGAGTTCGCCTGGCCCGCCCTGGTTTTAGCCAACTACAACTCCGACCGTTACTCCGTGGCCGTCGAGAAGGCGGACGAGGCGCTGGCCGCCCTGTCCGCGGGGTTCTCCGCCGCCCGGGCCGTAATTTTTTACGCCAAGGCGGCGTCCCAGTACGAGATGGACGATTTCACCGCCGCCCGAGCGACCCTCGACCAGTCGCCCCCGGACGTCCCGGAGGCACTTCGCAAGGATTTCGACAAGCTCCGGGGCAACGTCGTGGACGCGCTCACCCGGGGCGTGGATAAGGAAAAACGCGACCTGGAGAAGGAGCGCGATGAGCTCCGGGACGAGCGCAAGGGCCTGGAGAAGGAACTGGCCAAGCCCGAGGCCGACACCGCCGCCGTCCAGGAGAAGATAGCGGAGGTGGACGCCAGACTGGCCGAAATCGAGGCCCGGCTCGGGGAGCTCGAGTCCGAGCGCGGTTCCCTGCAAGAGCACGGCGAGTGA
- a CDS encoding prolipoprotein diacylglyceryl transferase family protein, with product MFKWIPLFGGEVLMRTLFAALLLAGLLGWFLYGKFSGGSWRRATTDYLRALVVGLAAARAVEYIVFLPSYLGQGHLVRSWTYLGGCFWPGLAVGLATLWFFTRRRGDAPWPSVAAGAVTLTFAMAPVWIGALLDGSAWGAAGDVPWALGPGQYGVLVPLFAFGPAAAFMPGISAAYTIHPVQVYFALGCLLIGLGGVFLKKRLAPRPFSAVLVAALALLWFGLGFLRADDPVLFLGLCAPQIMALGGLVWSTAILLTEKKIRVNRPPTAG from the coding sequence ATGTTCAAGTGGATCCCGCTCTTCGGCGGAGAGGTTCTGATGCGGACCCTCTTCGCCGCTCTGCTTTTAGCCGGCCTTCTGGGCTGGTTTCTTTACGGGAAATTTTCCGGCGGGTCGTGGCGGCGGGCGACGACCGACTACCTCCGAGCGCTCGTGGTCGGGCTGGCGGCGGCGCGGGCGGTCGAGTACATCGTCTTCCTCCCGAGCTACCTGGGGCAGGGCCATCTGGTCCGGTCGTGGACCTATCTGGGCGGCTGCTTCTGGCCGGGCCTGGCGGTCGGGCTGGCGACCCTCTGGTTCTTTACCAGGAGGCGGGGTGACGCGCCGTGGCCGTCCGTGGCCGCGGGGGCTGTCACCCTCACCTTCGCCATGGCCCCCGTGTGGATCGGGGCGTTGCTGGACGGCTCGGCCTGGGGCGCGGCGGGCGACGTCCCCTGGGCGCTCGGGCCCGGTCAGTACGGCGTCCTCGTCCCGCTGTTCGCGTTCGGCCCCGCGGCCGCCTTCATGCCGGGGATTTCCGCCGCCTACACCATCCACCCGGTCCAGGTCTACTTCGCCCTGGGGTGTCTTTTGATCGGCCTCGGGGGCGTTTTTCTAAAAAAACGCCTGGCGCCCCGCCCGTTCAGCGCGGTCCTGGTGGCCGCCCTGGCCCTCCTCTGGTTCGGCCTCGGCTTCCTGCGGGCGGACGACCCGGTTTTATTCCTGGGTCTGTGCGCGCCCCAGATTATGGCCCTGGGCGGGCTCGTCTGGAGCACGGCGATCCTCCTCACCGAGAAAAAAATCCGCGTGAACCGGCCTCCGACCGCCGGGTGA